In Rosa chinensis cultivar Old Blush chromosome 1, RchiOBHm-V2, whole genome shotgun sequence, a genomic segment contains:
- the LOC112202554 gene encoding uncharacterized protein LOC112202554 — protein sequence MKRPTFELGMEFPNSKVFKSAIRKHAVQTRKEIRFPTNTRHKVLARCKTSPGCPWRIYASTTDLDNPTIFIRTLREGMQNAINKDFEMEVDYQMRYRARVKALKLAQGSHADQYDLLESYAHELKKRNPGTSVWIHTELDGELARFKRIYICIEALKKGWKEGCRPYIGLDGCHLKSVHKGQLLSAVGIDGNNGIYPIAWEIVEAETRETWTWFLEGDLDMVFGIFED from the exons ATGAAGAGACCTACTTTTGAATTGGGGATGGAGTTTCCAAACTCCAAGGTGTTTAAGAGTGCAATTAGGAAGCATGCAGTTCAAACAAGGAAGGAGATTAGGTTTCCAACAAACACAAGACATAAG GTTTTGGCAAGGTGTAAGACATCTCCTGGTTGCCCTTGGAGGATCTATGCCTCTACTACCGACTTGGATAATCCCACCATTTTCATTAGGACTCTGAG GGAAGGGATGCAGAATGCTATCAACAAGGATTTTGAAATGGAGGTGGATTATCAGATGCGTTATAGAGCAAGAGTGAAGGCACTTAAGCTTGCACAAGGGAGCCATGCAGATCAATATGACTTGTTAGAGAGCTATGCTCATGAGCTCAAGAAGAGGAATCCAGGAACTTCTGTTTGGATTCACACTGAACTTGATGGAGAGCTTGCAAGGTTCAAAAGGATCTACATATGCATCGAGGCATTGAAGAAGGGTTGGAAGGAGGGGTGCAGACCCTACATAGGGTTAGATGGGTGTCATTTGAAATCAGTACATAAGGGGCAGTTGCTTTCAGCTGTGGGGATTGATGGGAATAATGGGATTTATCCCATTGCATGGGAAATTGTGGAAGCAGAAACAAGGGAGACCTGGACATGGTTTTTGGAGGGAGACCTGGACATGGTTTTTGGAATTTTTGAAGATTGA